The Cryptococcus gattii WM276 chromosome B, complete sequence genome has a segment encoding these proteins:
- a CDS encoding Alpha tubulin, putative (Similar to TIGR gene model, INSD accession AAW41563.1) translates to MREVISVHVGQAGVQIGNACWELYTLEHGLSPDGRLMEGSPSANDDGFSTFFSETGSGKHVPRSLYVDLEPNVIDEVRTGTYRSLFHPETMITGKEDAANNYARGHYTIGKDLVDGVLEQIRRLADNCSGLQGFFVFHSFGGGTGSGFGALLMERLSIDYGKKSKLEFSVYPAPKMSTSVVEPYNSVLTTHTTLEHSDCSFMVDNEAIYDICRRNLGITSPSFTNLNRLIAQVVSSVTASLRFDGDLNVDLNEFQTNLVPYPRIHFPLATYAPVISAEKAFHESNSVYEMTMSCFESNNQMVKCDPRQGKYMACCMLYRGDVVPKDVNAAVANIRTKRTIQFVDWCPTGFKIGICNEPPALVPGGDLAKVSRSLCMLSNTTSIATAWARLDNKFDLLYSKRAFVHWYVGEGMEEGEFSEAREDLAALEKDYEEVGIDSIDAEEEEGEY, encoded by the exons ATGCGTGAGGTTATCAGT GTCCACGTTGGTCAGGCCG GTGTCCAGATCGGTAATGCCTGCTGGGAGCTTTACACTCTTGAGCACGGCCTCAGC CCCGATGGTCGTCTCATGGAGGGGTCCCCTTCCGCCAACGACGATGGCTTttccaccttcttctccgAAACTGGTTCCGGAAAGCACGTTCCCAGGTCGCTCTAT GTCGACCTCGAGCCCAATGTCATTGACGAGGTCCGAACTGGTACCTACCGAAGTCTCTTCCACCCCGAGACTATGATCACCGGCAAGGAGGACGCTGCTAACAACT ACGCCCGTGGTCACTACACCATTGGCAAGGACCTTGTCGACGGTGTCCTTGAGCAGATCCGTCGTCTTGCCGACAACTGTTCCGGTCTTCAAGGTTTCTTTGTCTTCCACTCCTTTGGTGGTGGTACCGGTTCCGGTTTTGGTGCTCTTTTGATGGAGAGGTTGTCTATCGACTATGGCAAGAAGTCCAAGCTCGAGTTCTCCGTCTACCCCGCTCCCAAGATGTCTACTTCTGTCGTTGAGCCCTACAACTCGGTTCTCACTACGCACACTACTCTTGAGCACTCTGACTGTTCTTTCATGGTTGACAACGAGGC CATCTACGACATTTGCCGACGAAACTTGGGCATCACCTCTCCCTCTTTCACTAACCTCAACCGATTGATTGCTCAGGTCGTTTCCTCCGTCACTGCTTCTCTTCGATTCGACGGTGACCTCAACGTCGATCTCAACGAGTTCCAAACCAATTTGGTCCC TTACCCTCGTATCCACTTCCCTCTTGCCACCTATGCCCCCGTCATCTCTGCTGAGAAGGCCTTCCACGAGTCCAACTCTGTCTACGAAATGACCATGTCTTGTTTCGAGTCCAACAACCAGATGGTTAAGTGCGATCCCCGACAGGGCAAGTATATGGCGTGCTGTATGCTTTACCGAGGCGATGTCGTTCCCAAGGACGTCAACGCTGCCGTCGCCAACATCCGAACAAAGAGGACTATCCAGTTTGTTGACTGGTGTCCTACCGGTTTCAAGATTGGTATCTGCAATGAGCCTCCTGCGCTCGTCCCTGGTGGCGATCTTGCCAAGGTCTCTCGATCACTCTGTATGCTTTCCAACACCACTTCCATTGCCACTGCTTGGGCCCGTCTCGACAACAAGTTTGACTTGCTCTACTCGAAGCGAGCTTTCGTCCACTGG TATGTCGGTGAGGGTATGGAGGAAGGCGAGTTCTCCGAGGCCCGAGAAGATTTGGCCGCCTTGGAGAAGGACTATGAGGAGGTTGGAATTGACTCTATCGACgctgaggaggaggagggcgaGTACTAG
- a CDS encoding Hypothetical Protein (Similar to TIGR gene model, INSD accession AAW41564.1): MPFPPSMPVGQQPLSIPPSSDVAQQAFGFNSAGNSFPRQNSFGMQSQGAPSRWDPASQSAQGGLAQANGNAGMVSGLSALMRSRGTDVELNSSPPGGAHSSLSSNPHAGFHPSSYGPNIGFTAFALGSSAQGAGSYLGTSNLGMSISPPNWGSLGSGSFVGSMGAFGTSLNREREGRERELEARYVKDFSCCGKRLNGLHELLEHYEEEHANMAPNVRMAALNAAQGINNSPRNIGNPFSAIPPTPASLVPQQPQTPQVGAASDAPQPPGMMDIEMEESAPYSQPISMSQIQQQPPQFGVRTPGLSGPTSGTNPWAAAFRPQLLATPPQCVPPSLLSYTPPTSSIPGGSSIPSAAPSPASLTPEQQAAKADRKARKRAERAAKDEGSASETEGAAVAGEKRFPCPIEGCGKVYKQANGLKYHLTRSINSGHGTIPPGGLAALLGEKGGEVEG; this comes from the exons ATGCCCTTCCCACCCTCTATGCCCGTGGGGCAGCAGCCGCTTTCCATCCCGCCTTCATCCGATGTTGCGCAACAAGCGTTCGGGTTCAACTCGGCCGGCAACTCGTTCCCAAGACAGAACAGTTTCGGGATGCAGTCTCAAGGCGCGCCATCCAGGTGGGATCCCGCGAGTCAGTCGGCCCAAGGAGGTCTTGCTCAGGCGAACGGCAACGCGGGCATGGTCAGTGGATTGAGTGCTCTCATGCGATCTAGAGGAACGGATGTGGA ATTAAACTCTTCCCCTCCTGGCGGGGCCCATTCATCACTGTCTTCGAATCCTCATGCAGGGTTTCACCCTTCGTCGTATGGGCCTAACATTGGATTCACTGCATTTGCTCTAGGATCGTCGGCACAAGGAGCCGGGTCATATCTCGGCACCAGTAATTTGGGCATGAGCATCTCGCCCCCAAATTGGGGTTCATTAGGTTCAGGAAGCTTCGTGGGTAGTATGGGGGCATTTGGCACAAGTCTGAATAGAGAGCGGGAAgggagggaaagggaaCTGGAAGCACGATATGTGAAAGACTTTAGTTGCTGTGGAAAAAGATTAAACGGCTTACATGAGCTGCTCGAGCA CTATGAAGAAGAACACGCTAATATGGCACCAAATGTGCGAATGGCTGCGTTGAATGCCGCGCAAGGTATTAATAACTCCCCTCGAAATATTGGGAATCCATTTTCTGCTATCCCGCCAACTCCTGCATCTTTGGTTCCCCAACAACCGCAAACACCCCAGGTAGGGGCTGCTAGCGATGCGCCACAACCTCCGGGTATGATGGATAttgagatggaagaatCTGCTCCGTATTCACAGCCGATCAGCATGTCGCAGATACAGCAACAGCCCCCCCAATTTGGAGTGCGGACGCCCGGATTGAGTGGACCGACATCCGGTACGAACCCTTGGGCGGCTGCCTTTCGACCGCAGCTCTTGGCTACACCACCACAATGTGTCCCGCCAAGTTTGCTATCATACACTCCTCCTACGTCGAGTATACCGGGTGGCTCATCTATCCCTTCGGCCGCTCCTAGTCCTGCATCACTCACTCCTGAGCAACAAGCAGCCAAAGCAGACCGGAAAGCGCGAAAGAGAGCAGAGAGAGCAGCCAAGGATGAAGGATCAGCGAGTGAGACGGAAGGTGCAGCTGTTGCGGGAGAGAAAAGGTTCCCTTGTCCTATCGAAGGATGCGGCAAAGTGTACAAGCAGGCTAATGGGCTCAAGTATCATTTGACAAGATCAATTAATTCTGGACACGGTACAATACCGCCCGGCGGTCTGGCGGCGTTATTAGGCGAAAAAGGTGGTGAAGTAGAGGGTTAG
- a CDS encoding Hypothetical Protein (Similar to TIGR gene model, INSD accession AAW41565.1) encodes MSHRTADAPPPYPGTTNDAQYDLTPLPHTANRPRLPEDKRNPHLNNLPEDTKIVKFQTIVRENKEIVVGRIKVPTINANGTHHAFILRRYDTNAISLTTMYKVAFPSATEEEEKREMDWVKSSFDTRGTNGGRDSEVVRLAGQWVSRNLAIHIAPAYNLVQLVAALARAVPDPNVAYRKSQRSQAAADELARTKAKQAQAPSTVPAVSNVPVPKPQATIPSMTTEVSSPASKRRRKDSVTEASGSATQTVAEAQPPADTSEADDTRHITIEATTTITSPTGANVDMDAEIEQAKQLVKNLRQEIQLRNEAGDSLEDQGVAVADDVRGVKRGKHEDEAVVISGGAGGKDRVVRTNRRVPQTAGGDVGQRFGWGAFVFSIGLGASLTLFSQYASSLL; translated from the exons ATGTCACACCGCACAGCAGACGCACCTCCTCCCTACCCCGGTACGACAAATGACGCCCAGTACGACCTCACACCCCTCCCCCACACGGCCAACCGCCCCAGGCTTCCAGAAGACAAGAGGAATCCTCATCTCAACAACC TTCCCGAAGACACGAAGATTGTCAAGTTCCAGACAATTGTTCGCGAGAACAAGGAGATTGTTGTCGGAAGGATCAAGGTTCCTACG ATAAATGCCAATGGGACTCACCATGCATTCATTCTTCGTCGCTATGACACCAATGCCATTTCTCTTACCACCATGTACAAAGTAGCCTTTCCTAGTGCCactgaagaggaggagaagcGCGAGATGGATTGG GTTAAATCTTCTTTCGATACGCGCGGTACCAATGGGGGTCGCGACAGTGAGGTCgtaagactcgctggcCAGTGGGTTTCACGCAATCTGGCTATCCACATTGCCCCAGCCTATAACTTGGTCCAGCTCGTTGCG GCTTTGGCTCGCGCTGTTCCAGACCCTAATGTGGCGTATCGAAAATCTCAGCGGTCTCAAGCAGCCGCAGATGAGCTTGCGCGCACAAAGGCCAAGCAAGCTCAGGCACCTTCGACTGTTCCGGCAGTCTCTAATGTCCCCGTCCCGAAACCACAGGCAACTATCCCATCGATGACGACTGAAGTCTCTTCTCCCGCTTCTAAGCGTCGACGAAAGGACTCAGTGACCGAAGCATCCGGTAGCGCGACCCAAACAGTTGCTGAAGCTCAACCCCCCGCCGACACGTCTGAAGCTGATGACACTCGTCATATTACCATTGAGGCTACCACCACCATAACTTCTCCCACTGGCGCCAATGTCGACATGGATGCTGAGATCGAGCAGGCTAAGCAACTTGTCAAGAATCTCAGGCAGGAGATTCAACTTCGCAACGAAGCTGGTGATAGCCTAGAGGACCAGGGTGTGGCAGTGGCTGACGATGTCCGCGGCGTCAAGCGAGGCAAGCATGAGGATGAGGCGGTCGTCATCTCTGGGGGTGCTGGTGGTAAGGATCGCGTTGTTCGCACGAACAGAAGGGTTCCGCAAACTGCCGGTGGAGATGTCGGCCAGCGATTTGGCTGGGGTGCATTTGTATTCAGCATTGGGTTGGGTGCTTCGCTCAC TTTGTTCTCTCAGTATgcttcttccctcctctaA
- a CDS encoding Lysophospholipase (Similar to TIGR gene model, INSD accession AAW41561.1) — protein sequence MPLHNPIWEVIEPHLVRYNLYTVKDPTYGRYLLPHHPPHLDLVNDPSISHNYRRVFLRPFNSFRSYHEAYDTTQIIHAEDISLTPEELDSGVKHGGRWVAYSTWEMHEPPEGGWEGGGRGKGRDLVLVHGLSDYGLRYAPHIKHFLKAGFRVIIPDLPSYGRSTGINSYLPSLLLLPAAVHVVLTDVVQNDLAQGREQRKVFLSGSSMGGWTVLYYLLKYPPTAQSEKVASQASKPDIAPPGEGFGQGYDRLERSRGDEKVRIHVAGAFVLCPMIEVSKESRPNILLEYIGRGVNSFAGSLPLAKAVRGNVSDDPRVEEDFFADPLCYHGMLRVGTGLACLEGMIELQERAEEIDVPIRLVHGNKDRATSHKGTLRLFDRLPNEDKEIEIYDGYEHVMLKLGVDAVDDEKRQRVLADWRSWLVQRC from the exons ATGCCACTTCACAATCCCATCTG GGAAGTCATCGAACCTCATCTTGTTCGCTACAACCTATACACTGTCAAAGATCCCA CTTATGGCCGCTATCTTCTCCCTCATCACCCGCCTCACCTTGATTTGGTGAACGATCCTTCCATTTCTCACAATTATCGTCGCGTCTTCTTGCGACCGTTCAACTCGTTTCGGTCGTATCATGAAGCCTATGACACAACGCAGATCATTCATGCCGAGGACATCTCCCTTACGCCCGAAGAACTTGATTCTGGCGTCAAGCACGGCGGGAGATGGGTGGCATATAGTACTTGGGAGATGCATGAACCACCTGAAGGTGGCTGGGAAGGAGGCGGTAGAGGTAAAGGCAGAGATTTAGTGCTTGTTCATG GACTGAGCGATTATGGATTGCGATACGCGCCACACATAAAGCACTTTTTGAAAGCTGGATTTAGAGTCATCATTCCTGATTTACCATCT TATGGTCGTTCCACTGG AATCAATTCGtatcttccttctttgctGCTGCTCCCCGCTGCAGTACATGTGGTATTGACGGACGTGGTCCAGAATGACCTGGCTCAAGGTCGAGAACAACGTAAAGTGTTTCTCAGCGGGTC TTCAATGGGTGGCTGGACAGT ACTTTACTACCTCCTCAAATATCCTCCGACCGCACAGTCTGAAAAAGTTGCTTCTCAAGCATCGAAACCGGATATTGCGCCGCCTGGGGAAGGGTTTGGTCAAGGCTACGATCGACTTGAGCGCTCGCGTGGCGACGAAAAAGTCAGGATACACGTTGCGGGCGCGTTTGTGCTGTGCCCAATGATTGAAG TATCAAAAGAGTCACGCCCGAATATCTTGCTCGAATATATCGGCCGTGGCGTGAACAGCTTTGCTGGAAGCTTGCCTCTCGCCAAAGCAGTTCGTGGCAATGTATCGGACGATCCAAGAGTCGAAGAGGACTTTTTTGCCGACC CATTATGTTATCACGGAATGCTCCGTGTCGGCACTGGTCTCGCGTGTCTGGAGGGCATGATCGAGTTGCAGGAGCGGGCAGAAGAAATTGATGTGCCTATTCGGCTTGTGCATGGAAACAAGGATCGTGCTACATCACACAAGGGGACGCTTAGGCTATTCGACCGACTCCCGAACGAAGAcaaggagattgagatATACGATGGGTATGAACATG TGATGCTCAAACTTGGTGTTGACGCCGTGGATGATGAAAAGCGGCAGCGTGTACTTGCGGACTGGCGCTCGTGGCTGGTGCAGCGATGCTAG
- a CDS encoding Ribosomal protein, putative (Similar to TIGR gene model, INSD accession AAW42014.1) — MPKSKRSKLTTLSKTPIRSTKASKQALVNEIRENVDKYDYCWMFSVGDMRNDGLKEVRAQWRGTGRFFFGKGKVMAKALGDTPETEYQDGLSQIAKRLKGQIGIFFTSHPVDETVEWFESWHKPEYARMGAKSTMDITLPAGPLLTPFTDPPSGDPFPHSMEPQFRALGLTTSLVRGIPSLNNPHVLCVKGEKLSSEKCRILKLLAIQMADFRIHLGSRWSKESGFVEGKELDEGSEKEDEMEED, encoded by the exons ATGCCCAAGTCAAAGCGTTCAAAGCTCACAACCCTCTCAAAAACCCCCATCCGCTCCACAAAGGCCTCAAAGCAAGCCCTCGTCAACGAAATCAGAGAAAACGTAGACAAGTATGATTACTGCTGGATGTTCTCCGTGGGAGACATGAGAAACGATGGTCTCAAGGAAGTCAGGGCACAATGGAGAGGCACTGGCAGGTTCTTCTTTGGCAAGGGCAAGGTAATGGCCAAGGCTTTGGGAGATACTCCAGAGACAGAGTACCAGGACGGTCTCTCGCAGATCGCAAAG CGCCTCAAGGGCCAGATTGGCATTTTCTTCACCTCTCATCCTGTTGATGAAACAGTTGAGTGGTTCGAATCTTGGCACAAGCCAGAGTATGCCAGGATGGGTGCCAAGTCGACCATGGACATCACTTTGCCTGCAG GGCCCCTCCTCACTCCCTTTACCGATCCTCCTTCTGGAGATCCGTTCCCCCACTCCATGGAACCTCAATTTCGAGCTCTTGGTTTAACGACTTCTCTCGTTCGAGGTATCCCTTCCCTCAACAACCCTCATGTCCTCTGTGTAAAGGGCGAGAAGCTTTCAAGTGAAAAATGCCGTATTCTCAAGCTTCTTGCCATTCAAATGGCC GACTTCCGGATACATCTCGGTTCGAGGTGGTCCAAGGAATCCGGCTTTGTGGAGGGCAAGGAGTTGGACGAAGGGTCGGAAAAGGAGGAcgagatggaagaggattAA
- a CDS encoding Ser/Thr protein kinase, putative (Similar to TIGR gene model, INSD accession AAW41566.1), giving the protein MTAEIPAADDDGDLHPPASPDNSFYAIKIVDRNPKRKRLTGLGRHKGSSGGAKLLKENEIRKEIAIFKKVNHPNVVRMKEIIDDPESSKIYMILEWCRNGEIRWKDGEGLPALTVGETRKIFRDTLLGLEYLHHQGIIHRDIKPSNLLRSGDNTVKISDFGCSHFSEALRAAAAQPGPEADAYVDDIELAKTAGSPAFFAPEMCYSGLDSEGPSRAPSACPNQEVPSFTLRPPSGIDTSADSSSSSLMSLPRSSNTFPLKPTNSNDSASSRHPPSFRSQSSSATIQRRERLPITNAIDVWALGVTLYCLLFGKTPFNAPNEYLLMQVIVSEPYIIPPFMGKDRLPTGTGGLPAADEAVECLDLLKRLLEKDAGKRITLEQAKQHPFTLHGLPDPAAWLVKTDPHTHTFVTVSNDEVAAVITKSVRFRDRFRKGIKTISQKLQLLGTGRTRSHSFGDGESTGTNNTEYSLTPAGSTSHCGTPKSNKLSALLPVSTPSRDVSPMNSPLPHTSAGRRFSLLNGRSPDYPVSPQTSTPSAHIVSPGLSKNQSALDFRNEPAGLVSSTPGPIGHGRLPSHLVPQPRPSIVPLLDDTTHSPRPATSSVSLDKLKLPSDQQSINGSFRRRKSVEVEMEGRRRSHSNASSISSKLARLLRTGSQRSYPRVLEKEQFAGSDAEDMAAEPSVGSSSPADALGRMSLESSLPRQSLEHVETGSRSSSQGYIPSPDFPLPAGWESRFRTNAPRRGSNLSEEFTNRVAEEEIDWDGSISDGDDYDDETSHSVAAPTPLASLNPLWRRTRNDNLGLGLDTQPSTVVVSAAPTLEPIPDGSPSAPTTLPNRSSSSSRPTLPEINTIPSDPLYRTSSRTSSRLSNSPFRNNLVERARSPYGGYHDDTRNSPRRTGLNRQTNAPASLDNDEDEGLAISFGGKRGRKGSVQKPTMSGDK; this is encoded by the exons ATGACGGCTGAGATACCTGCGGCTGATGACGACGGAGATCTTCACCCGCCTGCATCTCCAGATAATTCATTCTAT GCTATCAAAATTGTCGATCGTAATCCCAAAAGAAAGCGCCTCACTGGTCTCGGTCGACACAAAGGATCGTCGGGAGGGGCTAAGCTGCTGAAAGAGAACGA AATCCGCAAGGAAATTGCAATATTTAAAAAGGTTAACCATCCCAATGtggtgaggatgaaggagattATTGATGACCCGGAGTCAAGCAAAATCTACATGATCCTTGAATGGTGTCGGAATGGAGAAATCAGATGgaaagatggagagggTCTTCCCGCCTTGACCGTAGGGGAGACTCGTAAGATCTTTCGAGATACGCTACTCGGGTTGGAATATT TGCATCATCAAGGAATAATTCATCGTGACATCAAACCCAGCAACCTCCTACGTTCTGGAGACAACACCGTCAAAATATCGGATTTTGGTTGCTCCCATTTCTCTGAAGCTCTGCGAGCTGCGGCAGCTCAGCCAGGTCCTGAAGCCGACGCTTATGTTGATGACATTGAACTTGCGAAAACGGCTGGATCACCCGCCTTCTTTGCTCCCGAAATGTGCTATTCGGGTCTTGACTCAGAAGGCCCTTCCAGAGCTCCGAGTGCATGTCCAAATCAAGAGGTACCATCTTTTACTCTCCGACCTCCCTCTGGTATCGATACTTCTGCGGACAGTTCTTCAAGTAGTCTAATGAGTTTACCACGCTCATCTAACACGTTCCCTCTCAAACCCACTAATAGCAACGATTCGGCCAGCTCCCGTCACCCTCCGTCTTTCAGATCACAGTCTTCCTCAGCTACTATCCAACGTCGTGAAAGACTTCCCATAACCAATGCTATCGACGTTTGGGCACTTGGTGTCACTCTATACTGTTTACTGTTTGGCAAAACCCCATTTAACGCACCTAACGAATATCTTTTAATGCAAGTCATCGTGTCGGAACCATATATCATCCCCCCTTTCATGGGCAAAGATCGTCTGCCCACTGGAACAGGGGGTCTCCCTGCGGCAGATGAAGCGGTAGAATGCCTGGATCTGTTGAAAAGGCTTTTGGAGAAAGATGCGGGAAAAAGGATCACACTTGAGCAAGCAAAG CAACATCCCTTTACTCTCCATGGATTACCCGATCCCGCAGCTTGGCTCGTCAAGACAGATCCGCATACGCATACATTTGTTACTGTTTCAAATGACGAAGTTGCGGCAGTTATTACCAAGTCTGTCCGTTTTCGCGATCGTTTCCGAAAGGGCATCAAGACCATCTCGCAGAAACTGCAGCTACTGGGAACTGGGCGCACGCGTAGCCACAGCTTTGGCGATGGGGAATCAACAGGAACTAACAATACCGAGTATTCATTGACGCCAGCAGGGTCTACGTCTCATTGCGGGACTCCAAAAAGCAATAAACTCAGTGCTCTTCTCCCTGTCTCTACTCCGAGTAGAGACGTGTCACCCATGAACAGCCCTCTTCCTCATACAAGCGCAGGACGCCGCTTTTCACTTCTCAATGGCAGATCGCCTGATTACCCGGTTTCTCCCCAGACCTCTACGCCCAGTGCTCATATCGTCTCTCCCGGGCTGTCCAAGAACCAATCTGCACTCGATTTCAGAAATGAACCGGCTGGGCTGGTATCCAGCACGCCAGGGCCTATTGGGCATGGGCGATTGCCTTCCCACCTCGTCCCACAACCCAGACCTAGTATTGTGCCTTTGTTGGACGATACAACACATTCTCCTCGTCCAGCTACATCGTCAGTATCTCTAGACAAGCTTAAACTCCCTTCAGACCAGCAATCGATAAATGGAAGCTTTCGTCGCCGGAAGTCTGTCGaggtggagatggaaggtCGACGCCGGTCTCATAGTAATGCGTCCAGTATTAGCAGCAAACTTGCCAGATTATTACGCACCGGAAGCCAACGGTCATACCCTCGTGTCTTGGAGAAAGAACAGTTTGCTGGGTCAGATGCGGAAGATATGGCTGCTGAGCCATCTGTGGGGTCTTCATCGCCGGCCGATGCATTGGGGCGAATGAGTCTCGAAAGttctcttcctcgtcaGAGTTTGGAACACGTTGAAACAGGCTCACGTTCATCAAGTCAAGGATATATACCCAGCCCTGATTTCCCGTTACCTGCCGGCTGGGAGTCAAGGTTCCGCACCAATGCACCGCGGCGCGGGTCCAACTTGAGTGAGGAATTCACAAATAGAGtggcagaagaagagattgacTGGGATGGGTCAATATCAGATGGGGACGATTACGACGATGAGACATCTCACTCTGTCGCCGCACCAACACCTCTAGCGAGCCTGAATCCTCTCTGGCGAAGGACACGGAATGACAATCTTGGTCTTGGCCTGGATACTCAACCATCCACCGTAGTAGTATCCGCTGCTCCTACCCTTGAGCCAATACCGGACGGTTCACCCTCTGCGCCAACCACACTTCCTAACCgctcctcatcctcatcaagGCCTACTCTCCCGGAGATCAACACAATTCCCTCCGATCCTTTATATCGAACCTCTTCACGAACGAGTTCACGACTTTCCAATTCTCCTTTCCGCAACAACTTGGTTGAACGAGCACGAAGCCCCTATGGAGGGTACCATGATGATACACGGAACAGCCCAAGAAGAACGGGCTTGAATCGGCAGACGAACGCACCGGCGTCGTTAGATAATGACGAGGACGAGGGTTTGGCCATTTCTTTTGGGGGCAAACGTGGGCGGAAAGGATCAGTTCAGAAGCCTACCATGAGCGGAGATAAATGA